One Etheostoma cragini isolate CJK2018 chromosome 19, CSU_Ecrag_1.0, whole genome shotgun sequence DNA segment encodes these proteins:
- the LOC117962133 gene encoding C-type lectin domain family 10 member A-like: MTTTEYRDIEDDSSSFWNKEPAPVSLSAVSRFRRWLFPALTATFILVLIIVLGASNTQTSNRLWSLEKTVSNVNESLSSVQQLAKDAAKDVNRLKFSVENNKDQLISVGEALKQLSVVDSLSQTVASLKCSLERIINNSSAVEGCCPLDWLPFGSSCYLFSKTSASWPRARDWCNGHEAHLVIPITDEDWNFVIRQAGGVFHWVGLTDEKGEWEWVNQTPYVMNRRRWMPGQPDSWTGHGFGPGDEDCAHIHTDGRLNDLHCSTRLRYICQKHRLRS; the protein is encoded by the exons ATGACAACAACTGAATACCGCGACATTGAAGATGACAGCAGCTCCTTTTGGAACAAAg AGCCAgcacctgtctctctctcagctgtcTCCAGGTTCAGACGCTGGTTGTTTCCTGCTCTGACGGCTACATTCATCCTGGTTCTGATCATAGTACTGGGAGCTagca acacACAGACCTCTAACCGACTCTGGTCTCTGGAGAAAACTGTTTCCAACGTGAACGAATCCCTGAGCTCAGTACAGCAGCTCGCAAAAG acGCAGCTAAAGACGTTAACCGCCTCAAGTTTTCAGTGGAGAACAACAAGGATCAGCTGAtctcag tgggcGAGGCGTTGAAGCAGCTGTCTGTCGTCGACTCCCTCAGCCAGACCGTCGCCTCGCTGAAATGTTCCCTCGAACGAATCATCAacaaca gctCAGCAGTGGAGGGCTGTTGTCCTCTGGACTGGCTGCCCTTCGGCTCCAGCTGTTATCTGTTCAGCAAGACGTCCGCATCCTGGCCCCGAGCCAGAGATTGGTGCAACGGACACGAAGCACACCTGGTCATTCCCATCACCGACGAGGATTGG AACTTTGTGATCCGTCAGGCGGGCGGCGTCTTCCACTGGGTGGGTCTGACTGATGAGAAGGGGGAGTGGGAGTGGGTCAACCAGACCCCGTACGTCATGAACCGAAG gcgCTGGATGCCGGGGCAGCCGGACAGCTGGACCGGGCACGGGTTCGGGCCCGGGGACGAGGACTGCGCCCACATACACACCGACGGGCGCCTCAACGACCTGCACTGCTCCACCAGGCTGCGCTACATCTGCCAGAAACACCGCCTGCGCAGCTGA